One window of Candidatus Mycobacterium wuenschmannii genomic DNA carries:
- a CDS encoding oxygenase MpaB family protein codes for MTVSEPIRHVERAVSAPPLSRPKRTPQLDDTLMGMALLLGPANVIMQLARPGVGYGVMESRVESGRIDLHPIKRARTTFTYLAVAMAGSDDQKAAFRRAVNRAHAQVYSTPDSPVQYNAFDVDLQLWVAACLYKGGVDFYRTFIGEMDDVDADRHYQEAVVLGSTLQVPPERWPADRAAFDHYWNEQLDKVHIDDAVRNYLYPIAVGRIQKLRLPDVVRRQPEKLGLLLTAGFLPQRFRDEMQFAWDARTQRRFDRVVAVLRAVNNAMPSFVQQFPFNLLLWDLDRRIKAGRPLV; via the coding sequence ATGACGGTCAGCGAACCCATCAGGCATGTGGAGCGGGCGGTCAGCGCGCCCCCGCTCAGCCGGCCGAAGCGCACGCCGCAACTCGACGACACGTTGATGGGCATGGCGCTGCTGCTCGGCCCGGCCAACGTGATCATGCAGCTGGCCCGGCCGGGCGTCGGCTACGGCGTGATGGAGAGCCGGGTCGAGAGCGGGCGTATCGATCTGCACCCGATCAAGCGGGCGCGCACCACCTTCACCTATCTCGCGGTCGCCATGGCGGGCAGCGACGACCAGAAGGCGGCATTTCGGCGCGCGGTGAATCGTGCGCACGCACAGGTGTATTCCACGCCGGACAGCCCCGTGCAATACAACGCGTTCGACGTCGACCTGCAACTGTGGGTGGCGGCCTGCCTGTACAAGGGCGGCGTGGATTTCTACCGCACGTTCATCGGAGAGATGGACGACGTCGACGCCGACCGGCATTACCAGGAAGCGGTGGTGCTCGGCTCCACGCTGCAGGTGCCGCCGGAGCGATGGCCCGCGGACCGGGCGGCGTTCGACCACTACTGGAACGAGCAACTCGACAAGGTCCACATCGACGACGCCGTCCGCAATTACCTGTATCCCATTGCGGTGGGCCGGATTCAGAAGTTGCGGCTGCCGGACGTGGTGCGTCGGCAACCGGAGAAACTCGGTCTGCTGCTCACCGCCGGCTTTCTGCCGCAGCGCTTCCGCGACGAGATGCAGTTCGCCTGGGACGCCCGCACGCAGCGGCGCTTCGATCGGGTTGTCGCCGTGCTGCGGGCGGTGAACAACGCGATGCCCAGCTTCGTCCAGCAGTTCCCGTTCAACCTCCTTCTGTGGGATCTGGATCGCCGCATCAAAGCCGGACGCCCGCTGGTGTAG